TTTTCCTCGACTATAATATGCCCAGGATCAATGGACTCGATTGCCTGCAGCATTTAAAACAGATCAACCGGATAAAAGAGGTCCCGGTGGTATTCTATTCTACATCTATCAGCAACGAAACACAGCAACGCGCCCTAAACACAGGTGCCGAATGCTGCATTCAGAAAACAGGCACGATCGATTGCCTGGCAGAAACACTCAAACGCCTTTTTCAAACAAGAGATTCCCGTTTTTTTCAGATGTATTAGCGGTTTAACTACAGACTGGCACGTTAATTTAGGATATAAGAATCAAAAGCTCAGAGCGTTATGGTTATCAATACTTCACTGGACGATCGTTTGCACTGGTACAAGGATGCAATCATTTACGAGTTACATATCAAGGCGTTTTGCGATGGCAATGGTGATGGTATCGGCGACTTCGCCGGCCTCCTGCAAAAACTCGATTACCTGCAGGAACTGGGCGTAACAGCCATATGGCTACTCCCCTTCTACCCTTCTCCCCTGCGCGACGATGGCTACGATATAGCCGACTACTACAAGATCAATCCCTCTTACGGCACCATAGAACAGTTCAAAGAATTCCTCGACGCCGCACATGTACGCGGATTAAAGGTGATTACAGAACTGGTGCTCAATCATACTTCCGACCAGCACCCCTGGTTCCAACGCGCTCGTATGGCCCCAAAAGGCTCCCCCGAACGCGATTACTATGTATGGAGCGATGACCCCGGTAAATATGAAGATGTCCGCATCATCTTCCAGGATTTTGAAACCTCGAACTGGACATGGGACCCCATTGCCCAACAATATTACTGGCACCGCTTTTTCCACCACCAGCCCGATCTCAACTACGATAGCCCCAACGTTCAACGCGAAGTGCTCGCCATCCTCGACTACTGGTGCAAAATGGGTGTCGACGGCTTCCGCCTCGACGCCGTCCCCTATCTTTTTGAACGCGAAGGCACCAATGGCGAAAACCTGCCCGAAACGCATGCTTTCCTCAAGAAAATGCGCGCTTATATCGACGAACATTTCCCCGGCACGGTATTCCTTGCCGAAGCCAATATGTGGCCCGAAGACTCTGCCTCCTATTTCGGAGATGGCGATGAATGCCACATGAACTACCACTTCCCCGTAATGCCAAGGATGTTCATGTCGTTGCAAATGGAAGACCGCTATCCCATCACCGATATTTTCGATCAAACACCACCCATCCCCGATAGCTGCCAGTGGGCCATCTTCCTCCGCAACCACGACGAACTAACACTCGAAATGGTCACCGATGAAGAACGCGACTATATGTATAAGGTCTATGCAAAAGACCCCAAAGCAAAGATCAACCTCGGCATCCGCCACCGCCTGGCACCACTACTCGATAACAACCTGCGGAAAATAGAATTGATGAACCTCCTGTTGTTCTCTCTCCCCGGTACACCCGTCATTTACTACGGCGACGAAATAGGAATGGGAGACAACTTCTATCTGGGCGACCGCGACGGCGTACGAACCCCCATGCAATGGAGCGGCGACCGTAATGCCGGCTTCTCAACCGCTAACCCCCAGAAACTTTACCTGCCGCTGATCCTCGATCCGGAATATAACTATGAGGCAGTGAATGTTGAAACACAACGCACTAATACTTCTTCGTTGTTCTGGTTCATGAAGCGCCTCATAAGTATGCGTAAACAGTTTAAAGCCTTTGGCAGGGGCGGCATGCGCTTCCTTGAGGTAGAGAACCCTAAAATAATGGCGTTCACCCGCAACTATGAAGATGAAACCCTCCTCATAGTTGTAAACTTCTCCAAGTTCTCACAACCCGCCGAAGTAGACCTCCGCGATCATAAAGGTTATGTGCCAGTAGAAGTAGTAAGCAAAACCCGCTTCCCCGCTATAAAAGAAGATGGCCACTACTTCTTTACCATGAGCCCCTATGGCTTCCAGTGTTTTATTCTTGAAAAAGCACATCCCGAAGTCGACAAAAACGCACCATTACCGGTAGTAAGATTATCAGAATGGAGCGACCTCATATCTCCCGCCGGCCGCATGGAACTGGAGAAACGGATCCTGCCCAACTACCTGCCCAAAACCAAATGGTTTGGTGGCCGCGGCCGGCAGATCTATCGCGTCAGCATCACACGCCATGCAACAGTTCCTTTGTCAAAATCAAACGCCTACCTGCTCCTGGTAGAAGTCACTTACCAAAGCGACCTTCCCGAAACCTACCAGCTGGCAATCAGCTTTGTAACAGGTGAAAACGCTTCAAAGCTCGCACACAACTGCCCCAATGCGGTAATGGCGCACGTAATAGCCGAAGACGATAAAGGCCTGCTTTGCGACGCTCTCTATACACATGAAGTACAACAACTGCTCTTCCATCATATCGCTGCCGATAAACAGGTACCGGTGGAAAAAGGAACCCTCGAATTCCTTTGTACGCCCACGATAGAACGCTACGTACACGATTCTCTCGAAATAAAATCAAAGATCCACGCCTCAACCGAAGCCAATACCTCGGTTAATTACGATAGCCGCTATCTGTTGAAGATCTATCGTAAAGTAGACCAGGGCGCACACCCCGATCTCGAACTCACACGCTACCTCACCGAACAGGCACAGTTTGAATACGTCCCGCCCTACATGGGAGCCATTTTATGGAACGATGAACGCGGAAGTATGCTCCTCGGACTGTTACAGGTAATGGTAGAAAACCACGGCGATGGCCATAGCTATTTCCAGGAACGCCTGCGCAACTACATCGAACGTATCCTCGCACGCGACCGCAGCACGCTGCACCCCCAATCACGCGCCGGCCGCCTGGCCCGGCCGGCCGCCTTCGAAGAGCTCCCCGATGCAGTACAGGTACTGCTGGGAGGGCCCGCAGCAGAACAAAGCCGCTTACTGGGTATCCGCACCGGCCAAATGCACCTCGCCCTCAGCCAAGCCACCCATCCCGCCGAAATGGTAGCCGAAGAATTCTCGCTGCACTACCAGCGCTCTCTCTATTCTTCCATGCAATCTCTCGTCCGCGCCGCCTTCCAGGAAGTACAGCGGCAGCTGTCAACACTCGAAGGCGATGTCCGCGAACTAAGCATCGCCGTACTTAAACGCCGCGAACAATTACTCGCTTTACTCCGGCGCATCTACGATAAAAAACTCGACGTAACCAAGATCCGCATTCACGGCAACTATCACCTTGGCCAGATCCTGCTTACCGGTAAAGACCTCGCAGTAAAAGACTTCAGCGGCGACCCCTGGCGTTCACTCAGCGAACGCAGAATAAAACGCTCCCCGTTACGCGACATAGCATCCATGGTAAGCAGCTTCTATTATACGGCTTACGAAGGCTTTAAAGACCAGCCCGAACTGGCCGCATTTGCCCCCTATTGGGCATATCACCAGGCCGGCTTCTTCGTACGCGCCTACCTCGAAACGGTAGAAGACGCCTCCTTCATCCCCAATAACCTCCGTGAACTGGAAATGATGATCCACACCTACCTCATACAACGGGCAATGCACGACCTGGCCTGGAATATCGTCCACCAGCCCCAACGCGCAATTGTCCCACTTATGATCACAAAAGCAGTCGTAGACGAATCATTGGAGAATAGCAAGATCTCTGAACAATAACCCCCCCGTCCACAAAATCAAAAACAGATCGTATATTGCACACACAGCCCCGGAAAGGTTATTTCCCGGGGCTGTTTACGTTCAACAACACAGCCATTCTCCTCTCTCACAAGTAATCTGCCACATCTACGAAAAAGTACGCTTTATATACGGGTATTAAACGAGTCTTCAACCTGCCATAGTCCTCCCCCAAACCACCACCCCTCCATTCCACAAAAAAACGAAGGCGCCCCATGCTGCCATGAGACGCCTTAAACGGATAATTGGATAAAACGGGGACTCTTTAATAATTCCGCTCTCTCGGAGAACGTTATTACAATCATTTTATTTTAATAATGCTACAACGGGCTGGTATTGCTCATCAACAGCATAATCTAAAGCTGTGCGACCAGCATTGTCTTTCAGCTTCTTGTTGGCGCCTTTGTCCAGCAATAGCTTCACAATTTCTTCTTTTCCAAAGGTGGCGGCAATGGTTAAAGCAGTAGCGCCCATATTGTTCTTGATATTCGTACGGGCACCGGCGTTTAAAAGCAGGTTTACCATAGATGTATTGCCTCTCAGAACCGCGTTCATGAGAGCAGTGTTTCCCATCTCGTCTTGTTTGTCAGGATTAGCACCTTGTTGTAACAGCAAACGGGCAGATGATACTTCAGCGTTTCCTGCTGCGGTCATCAAAAGTGTCGTTCCGCTGGTTGTTGCGTAATTTACACTCAGACCCGACTTAATGCAAAGGTTCAGTGTTGTTGTGTCATTCGTTCGTACGGCAGTGAATACTCCCGGTTCCTGGCTAATGCCTGCTACAGTGAACAAACTGCACAGGGCGACCATAGCAAAAGCTTTCATGGATAATCGGATTTAATTGATAACTAATGTATTAACTGCACGGACACTAATCTGTTCATTCTGTTCAGAAACATCCGTGCTGCATAGATACGAAATAAAAGACTACTAAGATGTTTTAGCAGGGATTAATAAATCATAAACAACCTTAAAACCGCATAAAACATGCAGTTTAATGCGGTTTTGTCCCGTTTTGGGATGGCTTTCTTTAAGAAATGGGAAAAAACTAAATGTATAAACATACACTTTTGAGCAGGCTATACATATCAGTGTGCAAACGACACTTTAACAGGCTTTTTTAAAAGTTTTTTTTCATTCACCCCGCTACAGGCGACGCAACCTCTACATCAAGAAAGAATTTGACCATTTCAATATACTCTTCGTACGAATTGGGCTTGGCAATGATAGAGCTGGCGCCAAGCTTTTCACACTCCTCCATAAATGGAGTGTCATTATATGTAGAATAAATAATAACGGTAATGCTCTTATAACGCTGGCTGCTCTTAAGATAATGAAGCGCCTGCTTGCCATTCATCTTGGGCATATTATGATCCAGAATGATAAGATTGGGAAGAGCGCTGTCCTCATGGATGCGGTTCAGAAAATCAATGACCTCCAGGCCATTCTCCACCACATCAAGCGCCGCATTCGTACGCCCAAGCTGATCAAATACCTGCGTAAAGATCAAACGGTCATCCCCGTCATCATCTGCTAATAAGATTTTTCTTCTCACCATAACTAAAGTCTTTTAGTTAGCTCATCCCTGGGTTTCTTCCGTTTGCTTTACAGGCAAAATAATGGTAAAGATAGCCCCGTCTCCATCAAAGCTGTCAGCTGTGATCAGTCCTTTATGCTTATCGATGATTTTCTTCGTGATAGCGAGCCCTATGCCGCTACCCTCGAATTTGTCTTTGGAGTGCAGGCGTTGAAACAGTGTAAAGATGGTATTTTTAAACTGTTCATCAAAGCCAATTCCGTTGTCTTTAACGGTTATTCTGCAAAAAGGCCCCTTTTCTATGGCAACACTGTTAAACGATCTGTCTCGTATATAACAAACATCAATATCTATAACAGGCTGTTTGCCGGGATGTACAAACTTTAAAGAGTTACTGATGAGATTTTGAAAAACCTGCCTTATCTGGCCCGGAATTACTTCTATCGTTGGCAACGGACGAATAATATTCACCGCCGCATTCTTTTCAAGGATCGTGATCTCCAGATCATCGAGAATAGCCTCTATAATAGTGTTCAGATTCGTAGCCTCAAAATGATAACTGCTGGCAGAAAGACGGGAGAAATTGAGTATATCAGTAATAAGCGACCGCATTCTGACCGAAGCATTCAACACCCTGTCAAGGTAATCCTTGGCACTGTCGTCAAGCTCACCGGCATACCTGTCCCTTATAAGCTTGCTGAACATATGGATCTTCCGCAACGGCTCCTGCAGGTCATGAGAAGCCACCGAAGCAAATTGCTGCAGGTCATTATTACTGTTTTCTAGCTCCACATTCGTTTTCTTCAACTCTGC
The Filimonas effusa genome window above contains:
- a CDS encoding response regulator; this encodes MVRRKILLADDDGDDRLIFTQVFDQLGRTNAALDVVENGLEVIDFLNRIHEDSALPNLIILDHNMPKMNGKQALHYLKSSQRYKSITVIIYSTYNDTPFMEECEKLGASSIIAKPNSYEEYIEMVKFFLDVEVASPVAG
- a CDS encoding ankyrin repeat domain-containing protein, with the protein product MKAFAMVALCSLFTVAGISQEPGVFTAVRTNDTTTLNLCIKSGLSVNYATTSGTTLLMTAAGNAEVSSARLLLQQGANPDKQDEMGNTALMNAVLRGNTSMVNLLLNAGARTNIKNNMGATALTIAATFGKEEIVKLLLDKGANKKLKDNAGRTALDYAVDEQYQPVVALLK
- a CDS encoding response regulator; amino-acid sequence: MEQLILLIDDDKEELDILTLALDAAGIKHIMCAWAKTAEYAYHLFEHIVPDFIFLDYNMPRINGLDCLQHLKQINRIKEVPVVFYSTSISNETQQRALNTGAECCIQKTGTIDCLAETLKRLFQTRDSRFFQMY
- the treS gene encoding maltose alpha-D-glucosyltransferase produces the protein MVINTSLDDRLHWYKDAIIYELHIKAFCDGNGDGIGDFAGLLQKLDYLQELGVTAIWLLPFYPSPLRDDGYDIADYYKINPSYGTIEQFKEFLDAAHVRGLKVITELVLNHTSDQHPWFQRARMAPKGSPERDYYVWSDDPGKYEDVRIIFQDFETSNWTWDPIAQQYYWHRFFHHQPDLNYDSPNVQREVLAILDYWCKMGVDGFRLDAVPYLFEREGTNGENLPETHAFLKKMRAYIDEHFPGTVFLAEANMWPEDSASYFGDGDECHMNYHFPVMPRMFMSLQMEDRYPITDIFDQTPPIPDSCQWAIFLRNHDELTLEMVTDEERDYMYKVYAKDPKAKINLGIRHRLAPLLDNNLRKIELMNLLLFSLPGTPVIYYGDEIGMGDNFYLGDRDGVRTPMQWSGDRNAGFSTANPQKLYLPLILDPEYNYEAVNVETQRTNTSSLFWFMKRLISMRKQFKAFGRGGMRFLEVENPKIMAFTRNYEDETLLIVVNFSKFSQPAEVDLRDHKGYVPVEVVSKTRFPAIKEDGHYFFTMSPYGFQCFILEKAHPEVDKNAPLPVVRLSEWSDLISPAGRMELEKRILPNYLPKTKWFGGRGRQIYRVSITRHATVPLSKSNAYLLLVEVTYQSDLPETYQLAISFVTGENASKLAHNCPNAVMAHVIAEDDKGLLCDALYTHEVQQLLFHHIAADKQVPVEKGTLEFLCTPTIERYVHDSLEIKSKIHASTEANTSVNYDSRYLLKIYRKVDQGAHPDLELTRYLTEQAQFEYVPPYMGAILWNDERGSMLLGLLQVMVENHGDGHSYFQERLRNYIERILARDRSTLHPQSRAGRLARPAAFEELPDAVQVLLGGPAAEQSRLLGIRTGQMHLALSQATHPAEMVAEEFSLHYQRSLYSSMQSLVRAAFQEVQRQLSTLEGDVRELSIAVLKRREQLLALLRRIYDKKLDVTKIRIHGNYHLGQILLTGKDLAVKDFSGDPWRSLSERRIKRSPLRDIASMVSSFYYTAYEGFKDQPELAAFAPYWAYHQAGFFVRAYLETVEDASFIPNNLRELEMMIHTYLIQRAMHDLAWNIVHQPQRAIVPLMITKAVVDESLENSKISEQ